The Ascochyta rabiei chromosome 5, complete sequence genome has a segment encoding these proteins:
- a CDS encoding 40S ribosomal protein S3, whose translation MATTQSAISKRRKFVADGVFYAELNEFFQRELAEEGYSGVEVRVTPTVTDIIIRATHTQEVLGEQGRRIRELTSLIQKRFKFPENSVSLYAAKVQNRGLSAVAQCESLRYKLLNGLAVRRACYGVLRFIMESGAKGCEVVVSGKLRAARAKSMKFTDGFMIHSGQPAKDFIDEATRHVLLRQGVLGIKVKIMRGSDPEGKAGPSKTLPDSVTVIEPKEEQPVVQPMSQDYGAKAIAAQQAADQARQAEQQQGEGEAAPATEEQ comes from the exons ATGGCCACTACTCAGTCTGCTAT CTCCAAGAGGAGAAAGTTCGTTGCTG ACGGTGTTTTCTACGCCGAGCTGAACGAGTTCTTCCAGCGCGAGCTTGCTGAGGAGGGTTACTCCGGCGTCGAGGTCCGCGTTACGCCCACCGTCACCGACATCATCATCCGCGCCACCCACACACAGGAGGTCCTCGGAGAGCAGGGTCGCCGCATTCGTGAGCTCACCTCGCTCATCCAGAAGCGCTTCAAGTTCCCCGAGAACTCCGTTTCTCTGTACGCCGCTAAGGTCCAGAACCGTGGTCTGTCCGCCGTCGCTCAGTGCGAGTCCCTCCGTTACAAGCTCCTCAACGGTCTTGCCGTCCGAAGGGCCTGCTATGGTGTCCTCCGTTTCATCATGGAGTCTGGCGCCAAGGGTTGCGAGGTTGTCGTCTCCGGAAAGCTCAGGGCCGCCCGTGCCAAGAGCATGAAGTTCACT GACGGTTTCATGATCCACTCTGGTCAGCCCGCCAAGGACTTCATCGACGAGGCCACCCGCCACGTCCTGCTCCGCCAGGGTGTGCTCGGTATCAAGGTCAAGATCATGCGTGGATCTGACCCCGAGGGCAAGGCCGGCCCCTCCAAGACCCTCCCCGACTCCGTCACCGTCATCGAGCCCAAGGAGGAGCAGCCCGTTGTCCAGCCCATGTCCCAGGACTACGGCGCCAAGGCCATCGCCGCCCAGCAGGCAGCAGACCAGGCCAGGCAGGccgagcagcagcagggtGAGGGCGAGGCCGCACCTGCGACTGAGGAGCAGTAG